The DNA window CTGGATGAGAATGAGCGAAGCTCACAGATCCGGCTGATGAAAGTCAAAGATATGATGTTGGAAGAGGCGCATCACTACAGCGAAAGAGCTTAAAGAAAGTGCTGCGAAAAACAGAAGATCAGAAAAGGGACTGCTGTATTTCAAAGATATATAGCAGTCCCTTTTTGCAGATTCAGGTGGGAGACGATCGATGAATTAAAGTATTATATATACGCCTATTCTGATCTAGATACACATACGCCGTTTTATGTGGGAAAGGAGAGACGGAGCGCTTGCTTGACTTACGCGGACACGAGTCAGAAAAGTCGGATCATCCAAGATTTGCTAAAAAGAGAGAAGAGTAAGGGAGGCCCAATACGCGGTGGCTGTATATTTTGGAATGGTATCAGAAGTGCGCGAAATTCAGGAGCAGTTCCCCGCATTTGCGTCTATGACGAATAGAGCGGCAGAAAATCCGGGCGATCTAAAAGGCCGTTTTGAATTTGTAAAAAGGCACATTTGTCTGAGGAACGCATATAATAAGACAGATAGATCATTCAGGGGTGCAGGTAGATGAAGGAAAGACTGCCTTTTTATATGGTTTACCAGACGCCGTTTCTTGGCGATGACGAAGAAAGAACCGCAAGGCGGGATTATGATTATATGAAGAGCATATACCCGGCCACGGCCAAACGGATGATGCCATTTGTGGAAGAGGAATGCGACCGGCTGATGTATGATGGGAGTATGATCTATGACGAATATCCGGATCAACTCCAAATGCGCCTGATGTGCGCGAGAATCTACGACCGGGCAAAGGATGGAGAGGAAAATCCAGGGAAATGGCTGCGGGATCTTACACAGGTCATGGTCTGCCAGGAGCTTTGCCAGAGACGCCGTGAGTACAGGAAGTATAAGAAAACATTCTATATGGGGAAATGATAGTTTTTATTTTGCTGTCGGCAGGAGAGCGCCAAAGAGAAATCTCTTGGACGGCTCTCCTGTCTTTTTCGGTGGACGGATAGGGGAAGATGTGATAAAATAACGTCTGAACATAGGAAAAGGAGTTCTTACATGGACAATATCATCTTGATCGGAATGCCTGCGGCAGGTAAAAGTACGATAGGCGTCATCATCGCAAAGAGGCTTGGATATCGTTTTATCGATGTGGACCTTTTGATACAGGAATCGGAAGGAAAACTTTTGAAGGAAATCATTGCGGAAAAAGGGATCAAGGGATTTCTTGAGGTTGAGGAGCGGATCAACGCCGGCCTCAAAACAGAACATACAGTAGTATCACCAGGGGGAAGCGTTGTCTATTGCGAAAAAGCGATGCGGCATTATCAGCAGATCGGAACGATCGTGTATCTAAAGGCATCGTTTGAGACGATCAATAAAAGGCTTAAAAATGCCAGAAGCCGGGGCGTGGTCTTGGAGGACGGCCAGACACTAAGAGATTTATATGAGGAGCGCTGCGGACTGTTTGAAAAGTATGCGGATATCACTGTCTGTGAAGATGGACTTCGTTTGGATGAAACGATTGAAAAAGTAATTGAAATTCTACAGAAATCGTGAAAATATTACAGAATAGTTACATACTTGTAAAAAATGTTTTACAAACAGAGATTCTGTGTTATAATATCGTGGAATACGAATAAGAAATACGGAATATGGGAGAGTAATAGTAAAGGAATATCGAGGTGTGACATGGAGCAATATATTATAAAAGGCGGGCATCCGCTCGTCGGAGAGGTGGAGATCGGGGGAGCCAAAAATGCGGCGCTCGCGATTTTGGCGGCGGCGATCATGACGGACGAGACTGTTCGGATTGAGAACCTGCCAGATGTGAATGATATCAATGTGCTGTTAGATGCGATCGCTGGGATCGGGGCCTCTGTTCATCGGGTCGACAGACATACGGTGACGATCAACGGCAGAGGAGTCACAGATTTTAATATTGAATATGATTATATCAAGAAAATCAGAGCTTCTTATTATCTTTTAGGAGCGTTGCTTGGAAAATATAGACGAGCGGAAGTTGCTCTTCCGGGAGGCTGCAACATTGGAAGCCGTCCGATCGATCAGCATTTGAAGGGATTTCGAGCGCTGGGAGCGGAGGTTGAGATTGAACACGGGAAGATCATCGCGGAGGCAGAGCGCCTCAAAGGAGAACACATTTATTTTGATGTGGTCAGCGTAGGAGCTACGATCAATGTGATGATGACGGCAACAATGGCGGAAGGCATCACAATCTTGGAAAATGTGGCGAAAGAGCCTCATGTCGTTGATGTGGCAAACTTCCTGAACAGCATGGGGGCGAATATCCGAGGCGCCGGGACGGACGTGATTCGGATCCGCGGGGTACAGAGCCTGCACAGGACAGAGTATTCGGTCATTCCAGATCAAATCGAGGCGGGTACCTTTATGTTTGCAGCGGCAGCGACCAAGGGAGACGTGACCGTTATGAATGTAATCCCCAAACATCTGGAAGCAACAATCGCGAAACTGGTAGAGATGGGATGCGAAGTAGAAGAGTTCGATGATGCGGTAAGAGTGGTTTCCAAGGGCGATTTAAAAAGCACGCATGTGAAGACTTTGCCATATCCAGGATTCCCGACAGATATGCAGCCGCAGATTGGTGTGACGCTTGCGTTGTCTAAAGGAACCAGTACGATCACTGAGAGTATTTTTGAAAACCGGTTCAAATATTTAGATGAATTAGCCAGAATGGGGGCTAACGTTAAAATAGAAGGAAATTCTGCCACGATTGAAGGGGTGAAAGCGCTGTCAGGAGCAAGGGTCAGCGCGCCGGACCTGAGGGCTGGAGCAGCGCTGTGCATTGCCGGTCTGGCTACAGAAGGAATCACGATCGTGGATGATATTGTATATATTCAGCGTGGATACGAGAGATTTGAAGAAAAACTGCGCGGGATTGGAGCATTGATTGAAAAAGTATCCACAGAGAAAGAAATCCAGAAATTTAAATTGAAGGTTGGATAGATTAAAAAGGGACAGGGCATTTTCAATTGGGGCCGGGGGCTTTTTAAAAAGCCCCCGGCCCCAATTGATATAAAGGAGGATTTATAATGAGCCGGAGGAGGGAACAGAATCGGTACTGGATTCTTTTTGTCGCATCTGTCGTGAATTTTGTTCATGGGAATCCTTACATATGGACGGTATTCCAGCCCTATGTAAAAGAAGAATTTCATTTATCAGATGCGGCGTCCAGCCAGCCGTTTACAATTATTATTGGTATTTTTGCGCTTGGAAATATGGCGGGAGGATGGCTTCAGCAGAAGATAGGGGCCAAGAAGACAATTCTGGCGGGAAGTCTATTTATGTGCGCGGGATTTCTTTTGGCGGGAATCGCACCCTATAATATGCCCTGGCTGGTTTCCCTGGGATATGGAGCGATTGGAGGATTTGGATCTGGATGTGCGTTTAGTATGCTGACGGCGGTGCCTCTTGCCTGGTTTCCTGAGAAGCGAGGCCTTGTGTCTGGGATTACAGTGGGAGTTGTGGGAATCTCAGGGATTGTGATGAATCCGTTTTGTGATTTCTTGCTGGCATCTTTCGGATACCGGTTCGCAATGTTGGCTACTACCGCAATCTATGCGGTTTTATGTCTGGGGGGATTTTGGATTGAGGAAAATCCGCAGAACATAAAAGAAACAGCGGGAGATGGAGGAATCGAACGGACAATATCGATCAAACAATACACGACACGGGAAATGATAAAGACAAAAACTTATTATACGATCAGCCTTACAATGGCACTGGCTGTGCCGGCCTATGTCCTGGTCAATCCATTGATGAAATCTCTTGGGATGGAACGAGGACTGACAAATACAGAGGCGCTGGCTGGGGTTACGATTGCTTCTGTCGCGAATATCATCGGCAGGTTCGCGATGCCGTGGCTGTCCGATAAAGTAGGAAGAAAAGCAGTGATCCGCGGGATGTACGTGGCGGCGGCCGCCGCGGTGATCGGCCTCATGGGGGCGGAAGGAGGAATCTTTGTGCTGTTGATTTCCGTAGTCTGTCTGGTTTACGGAGGCGTTGTCAGCGTATTTCCGGTAGTCGTTTCCGATCATTTTGGATTGAAATATCAGGGGATCAATTATGGCGCGGTGATGATCGGATATGGACTCGTATCAATCTTATGTCCGTATGTCCTGGATAATCTCGGATTGGAGATGTCGTTTTTGGCGGCAGGAATCGCATGTGCGGCAGGACTGCTTGGGACGCGGCATTTTTAAAAAGGGACAGGGTATTTTTAATTGGGGCCGGGGGATTTTTAAAAATCCCCCGGCCCCATTGACAATTTGCACAAAAAGGTGTACAGTCTTATGCGTACATAATAAATTTAATAAAGCAAACTTTCTCTTATTCAGAGCAGTGGAGATACAAAGGATCTGTGAAGCTGCGGCAACCCCCGCGAAGCGGGAAGGTGCCAACCTGAGCGAGCGATCGAACAATAAGAGGATTGTTTATGGTGATATAAAACAGTCCGCTTATGCGGACTGTTTTTTTGATCATTGCGATCTCGGCAGAGAAAGAGTGCGGCGAGAAGAAAGGTGAGGAGAAGAATAATGGAGAGACGTTTATTTACTTCGGAATCAGTAACAGAAGGCCATCCGGATAAGATGTGCGATCAGATCTCAGATGCGATCCTGGACGCGCTGATCGAACAGGATCCTATGAGCCGTGTGGCCTGTGAGACCTGTACGACTACAGGAATGGTGCTCGTTATGGGAGAAATTACTACTCAGGCTTATGTGGACATTCAGAAGATCGTGCGGGATACGGTGCGTGAAATCGGCTATACAAGAGGGAAATTTGGCTTTGATGCGGAAACCTGCGGCGTGATCGTGGCTATCGACGAGCAATCTCCGGATATTGCCCTCGGCGTGGATAAAGCGTTGGAGGCCAAAGAAAAGAAAATGTCGGAGGAAGAGATTGACGCGATTGGGGCCGGAGACCAGGGGATGATGTTTGGGTATGCTTCTGATGAGACGCCGGAGTTTATGCCTTATCCGATCGCTTTGGCCCAGAAGCTGGCCAGAAAGCTGGCGGAAGTCAGGAAAAATGGAACGCTGCCTTATCTGCGGCCAGATGGGAAGACCCAGGTGACGATCGAGTATGATGAAAATGGAGCGCCGGCAAGAGTAGATACGGTAGTCCTTTCTACGCAGCATGATCCGGGGGTGTCCCAAGAGCAGATTCACCAGGATATCAAGAAATACGTGTTTGACCCTGTGATCCCGGCAGATATGACGGATGAAAAGACCAGATATTTCATTAATCCTACGGGGCGCTTCGTGATCGGCGGACCTCACGGAGACAGCGGTCTTACTGGCCGGAAGCTTATTGTGGATACATATGGCGGAATGGCGCGGCACGGCGGCGGCGCGTTTTCTGGAAAAGACTGTACGAAGGTAGACCGATCCGCGGCTTACGCAGCCCGGTATGTGGCGAAAAATATTGTGGCGGCAGGACTTGCCAGGAAATGTGAGATACAGCTGTCCTATGCGATCGGTGTGGCGCATCCAACCTCGATTATGGCAGATACTTTTGGGACGGGCAGGATCTCCGATGAAAAGCTGGTAGAGATCATCCGGGAGAACTTCGACCTGAGACCGGCTGGCATTATCAAGATGCTGGATCTGCGTCGTCCGATCTATAAGCAGACTGCCGCATACGGACATTTTGGACGTACAGATCTGGACCTTCCCTGGGAGAAGACTGATAAGGCAGAATTGCTGAAGAAGTATTTATAAAATTTTTATAAAAGTTTATGGGCGCTTTGGTGTGAAGCGCCCATATTCATGCTATACTTACTTTCGGAGGAAAGTCGCATGAAACTGAGGACAAGACTGTTTATCGCTTTTTTGACGGTGATCTTGCTGCCCATTTGTCTGACGCTGCTCATGTTTTTCGCGTTTTCACGCTATCAGATGGGGGCAATCGAGAAGACTTATGGAATTGAAAATACAACAGTGGAAACCCTATCGAACTCTATGCAGGTATTATCCAGATTGACGGAAAGATCCTATCATAATCTGGAGGCGGCCATAGAGAAAAATCCAGATGACTTGGAAGACGCCACGTATTTGGAAGATTTTAACGATAATCTTGAGAAGAAAAACTCCTATCTGCTGGTGCGCAAAGGGAATACACTTATTTATATCGGGACAGACCGGGAAAAGGCAGATCCAGTGATCTGTCAGCTTCCAGAATACCAGGATGCGGATACAAGCTCGGAAAATGGGATTTATCTTGGGGGAGAGGCTCATTCACTGGTGAAACAGATTGATTTTCTATATTCTGATAATGAAGAAGGCAGCGCCTTTATTGTGTCAGACGTAAGCGATGTGATCCCGGAAGTGGAAGAATTGTTTCTGGATACATTGCTTGGGGTGGTCTTGATCCTGGTGCTGACCGCCTCGGTGCTGATGTTCTGGATCTACCGGAGCGTAAAATTGCCGCTGAAGCGGATGCAGGTGGCGGCCAAGAATATCAAAGAAGGAAACCTGGACTTTGAGCTGAAGGCTCAGGGAGATGATGAGCTTGGCCAGTTGTGCCGGGATATGGAGGATATGCGCAGGAGACTGAAGGACAGCGCGGAAGAGAAGGTAGTGTTTGACCGGGAAAATAAAGAACTGATCAGCAACATCTCTCATGATCTGAAGACTCCGGTGACAACGATCAAAGGATACGCGGAAGGGATTATGGACGGGGTGGCGGACACGCCGGAGAAAATGGAAAAATATATCCGGACCATCTACAACAAGGCCAGCGAGATGGATCTTTTGATCAATGAATTAACACTGTATTCCAAGATTGATACCAACAGAATCCCCTATAACTTTAATATTTTGTCTGTCAATGAATATTTCAACGACTGTGCGGAGGATCTTTCGATTGAACTGGAGTCCAAAAACGTAGAGTTTGGATATTTTAATTATGTGACGCCGGATGTGCGGGTCATCGCGGACGCGGAACAGATGAAGCGGGTCATCCACAATATTGTTAATAATTCATTGAAATATATGGATAAAGAAAAAGCGAAGATCAACCTGCGGATCAAAGACGTGGGAGATTTCATCCAGGTAGAACTGGAGGATAATGGCAAAGGGATCGCGGCCAAAGATCTGCCCAATATTTTCGACCGCTTTTACCGTACGGATGCTTCTCGAAATTCTTCAAAAGGCGGAAGCGGGATCGGGCTTTCGATCGTAAAGAAGATTATTGAAGAGCACGGGGGAAAGATTTGGGCGACCAGCCGTGAAAATACGGGGACGACCATGTATTTTGTACTTAGAAAATATCAGGAGGTACCGATTCATGAGTAGGATATTGATCGTAGAAGATGAAGAAAGTATTGCGGATTTGGAAAAAGACTATCTGGAGCTGAGCGGATTTCAGGTAGAAGTCGCGAATGACGGGGAGACGGGACTTAGAAAAGCGTTGGAAGAGGAATATGATCTGTATATTCTGGATCTCATGCTTCCGGGTATTGATGGGTTCGATATCTGCCGGCAGATTCGGGATGTAAAGAATACGCCGATCATTCTAGTATCAGCGAAAAAGGATGACATTGACAAGATTCGGGGGCTTGGCCTTGGAGCAGATGATTATATGACAAAGCCTTTCAGTCCCAGTGAGCTTGTGGCCAGAGTGAAAGCGCATATGGCCAGATACGACCGGCTGACGGAGAGCGCGGTACCCAAGAATAAGGTCATCGAGATCCGAGGACTTAAGATTGATACTACCGCAAGAAGAGTTTGGGTAAACAGCCAGGAAAAAACATTTACTACAAAAGAATTTGATCTGCTTACTTTTCTTGCAAGTCATCCCAATCATGTGTATACTAAGGAGGAATTGTTCCGGGAGATCTGGGATATGGAATCCATCGGGGATATTGCCACTGTCACGGTACACATTAAAAAGATTCGGGAAAAAATTGAAGTGGATACCTCAAATCCCCAGTATATAGAGACGATCTGGGGAGTCGGATACCGATTTAAAGTATAGATTCCAGATGGGCGGGACATTTCCAAAATTTGGCAAAAGGAGGAGGGGGAAATGAAATATAGACGTAAAAGCGTTCGGTGGAATACGATGCGGATTCTGGCGGCGGGATTCCTGGGAGTGATTCTCTTGGGCGGGGTTCTTTTGTGGCTTCCGATCAGCAATCAGCAGCCTATCGCGTTTATCGATGCGTTGTTTACATCTACATCGGCGGTATGTGTGACGGGACTTGTTACCATAACACCGCAGGTGCAATTTACTTTATTTGGGAAAATCGTTCTGCTGCTGCTGATCCAAGTGGGAGGCCTGGGAGTGGTGGCGTGTATCGCTTCTTTTTTCTTCCTGCTTAGGAAACGGATTACAGTAAAAGAGCGGATCGTTATCCAAGAAGCTTATAATATGGACCGGCTGGGCGGAATCGTAGGGATGCTTCGCAGAGTGATCGTGGGCGTCTTCCTGGTGGAAGGAGCGGGCGCGCTTTTCTACGCATTTCAGTTTGTGCCGGAATACGGATGGATCAAAGGGCTGGGGTATTCTATTTTTCATGCGGTTTCAGCGTTTTGCAACGCAGGGATCGATGTGTTGGGAAGCACCAGCCTATCTGTCTATTCGGCGAATCCGCTGGTCAATCTGACGACAATGGCGCTGATCGTTTTGGGCGGCCTTGGGTTCGTGGTCTGGTTTGATGTGCTGGATAATTTCCGGCGGCTGCGGAAACGCCGGAAAACGGTGGGAGCAGGGATCGCGGGTTTGAAATTACATTCTAAACTGGTGATCCTTATGACGGCAGTCCTTCTGGTTGTAGGAACCGTAGTGATCTTTCTGATGGAATACAGGAATCCGCAGACTATGGGTGGAATGTCGACAGGCGAAAAGCTGCTGGCTTCAGCCTTTCAGTCAGTGACTACTAGGACGGCTGGATTTTTTACAATGCCCCAGGGGGAACTCTATGATGAAACAAAACTTTTCTGCAGTATCTTGATGTTTATCGGAGGCTCTCCGGCGGGAACGGCGGGCGGAATCAAGACAACGACCATAGCGATGCTTCTGCTGAGCTGTTTGGCGGTTGTGCGCGGCGGAAAGGACATCGAATGTTTTGGCAGGAAGATCACGTTTGAAAATTTCAGGACAGGATTTGCGGTAACAGTCCTGGCTTTTGGGATTTTTATTGGCGGGACGATGCTGATCGCGGTTTTTGAGGCGGACAGTGTGGCGTTGGTCGATATCATATATGAAACTACGTCAGCCATAGGAACGGTGGGATTGACGGCGGATCTGACGCCGCATCTTGAAAGAGCAAGCCAAGTAGTCTTAATGCTTTTGATGTACACAGGGCGGATCGGACCTATTACATTAGCGCTGGTGTTTGCGGGGAAAACGGATCCGAAAGCCAGGCTGAGGGAACTGCCTGGCGAAAGAGTGATGGTTGGTTAATGGAGGATATGAGATGAAGAAACAGTATGCGGTATTTGGACTTGGGAGCTTTGGCGAGAGTGTCGCCATTACACTGCAGGGGCTTGGATGTGAAGTGATCGCGGTGGATAATCACATGGAACGAATCGAAGAGATTTCGAAATATGTGTCTTATGCGATGAAAGCTGATATTGAAGACCCAGAAGTGATCCGGTCTTTGGGGGCGAGAAACCTGGATGGGGTGGTTGTCGCTATTGCGGATAATATGGAGGCAAGCATTATGGCAACCCTGGTGTCAAAAGATGAAGGAGTCCCTTATGTCCTAGCAAAGGCTAAGAATGATCTTCATGCCACGGTTCTTAGAAAAATAGGGGCAGATTCGGTGATTTTCCCGGAAAAGGAAGCGGGAAGCCGGGTGGCTAGGAGTATGGTTTCGGCAAATTTCGCCGATTGGATCGCTCTTTCACCGGAATACAGTGTGATGGAGGTGGCGCTTCCAGATGCCTGGATAGGAAAATCTTTGGAAGCGCTGGACGTCAGGAAGAATCACGGAGTAAATGTGATCGGAATTCGAGAAAATGATGATGTAGAAGTAAATCCGGAGCCCAAGAAGCCTTTAAAGCGCGATATGATACTGATCCTGGTGGGGGCGAACTCTGATCTGGAGAAATTTGCCAAATACGAAAGGAATAAGTTGGATCATGATAACTAGTACAGCAAACGCTAAGGTAAAGCGGCTTGTTGGTCTGATGAAAAAACGAAGGCTGCGGGATCAGGAAAACGTATTTTTGACAGAAGGACCGCGGATGTTCCATGAGGCGCCGAAAAAACGGGTGCGGGAGGTTTACCTGTCGGAAGGGTTTTTAAAGAAAGAGGCCGGTGTCATAGAAGAGTTGAAGGAATGGAGAATCCCAGTGGAGATTTTGGCGGATCATGTGTTTTCCCATGTGTCGGATACACAGACGCCTCAAGGGATCTTGGCGGTGGTCGAGAGACAGGAGGCGTCTCTGGATAAAGTGACGGGAGGAGAATGTCCGCTGATTCTTGTGCTGGATAGCCTGCAGGATCCGGGAAATCTGGGGACAGTCCTACGGACTGGAGAAGGCGCTGGGGTAACTGGAGTAGTTTTGAGCAGTGACTGTGTGGACATTTACAATCCCAAAACAATTCGTTCCACTATGGGGTCGGTCTACCGGATGCCGTTCTGTCGTGTGAGGGATCTGCTAGGCGCTTTAAAAGAGATGAAGCAAAAAGGCATCTGCGCGTATGCGGCGCATTTAGAAGGGCAGAACAGCTACGATCAGGAAGACTTTACCGTTCCATGCGCATTTCTGATCGGAAATGAGGGAAATGGACTGAGAGAAGAAGTTGCTGCCGCTGCAGATTGTTGGATACGGATTCCGATGCGGGGACAGGTGGAATCCCTGAATGCCGCTGTGGCCGCGGCGGTATTAATGTTTGAAGCAAGCCGGCAGCGTCGGGTGGGGCCGGGGGATTTTTAAAAATCCCCCGGCCCGAATTAAAAATGCCCTGTCCCTTTTTGAAAAAAATTGCTTTATGGCGGGAAGTATAGTAAGATAATGGATAAGGAATACTAATTGCGGAAAAGAGGGCTGACTATGCAAACGGTATATTGGCTGGCAATCTTTGTAATACTGCTGATCATTGAGATCATTACAATGGGTCTGACGACGATCTGGTTTGCCTTTGGCGCGCTGGCGGCGTTTCTGGCAGGGATTTTCGGGCTTGGAACGGCCGCGCAGATTGGTGTGTTCCTGGTGGTGTCGATTATTCTGCTGGCGCTCACAAGGCCGATTGCTGTCAAGTATTTTAACAAGGACAGACAAAAGACCAATGCGGAAAGCCTGATCGGCCAGCAGGGACTGGTACTGGAAGAAGTGAACACTCTAAAATCTACCGGCCTTGTGGAGGTGAACGGGCAAGAGTGGTCGGCTAAGACGGATGAACCGGATGGGCTGATCGCGAAAAATACAGTTGTGGTGATTGATGGAATCCAGGGAGTGAAACTGATTGTGAGAGAGAGGGAGGAGAAAAAATGATACTCAGTATATTAGGAATTATTATCTTGGTCATTATCGTGTTGATCCTGATTTCGTGTGTAAAATTCGTCCATCAGGCGCAGGCGCTGGTGGTGGAACGATTAGGAGCTTATCAGGCTACTTGGGGAACCGGCGTCCATTTCAAATGGCCCATTATTGATCGGGTTGCCAGAAGAGTAGATCTGAAAGAGCAGGTAGTGGATTTCGCTCCTCAGCCGGTGATCACGAAAGATAATGTTACTATGCGGATTGACACAGTGGTGTTCTATCAGATCACAGATCCTAAAATGTTCTGCTATGGTGTGGCAAATCCGATCATGGCGATCGAGAATCTGACGGCTACTACACTGCGAAATATTATTGGCGATCTGGAACTGGACCAGACTTTGACATCCAGAGAGACGATCAACACACAGATGCGGGCGGCGCTGGATGTGGCGACGGATCCCTGGGGAATCAAAGTGAATCGTGTGGAACTTAAGAACATCATCCCGCCGGCGGCGATCCAGGATGCAATGGAGAAACAGATGAAGGCAGAGCGGGAGCGGCGTGAAGCGATCCTGCGGGCAGAAGGTGAGAAAAAGTCCACGATCCTGGTAGCGGAAGGAAAGAAGGAGTCCACTGTTTTGGACGCGGAAGCAGAAAAGCAGGCGGCGATTCTCCGGGCAGAGGCTCAGAAAGAGGCCATGATCCGTGAGGCTGAAGGTCAGGCGGAGGCTATCATGAAGGTACAGCAGGCGAATGCGGATGGTATCCGTTTCCTGAAAGAAGCAGGCGCTGATGAAGCGGTACTTACGATCAAGAGTCTGGAGGCATTTGAAAAAGCCGCGGATGGAAAGGCAACGAAGATTATTATCCCGTCAGAGATCCAGAATATCGCCGGCCTGGTAAAATCTGTGGTAGAGATCGGAAGCGACGACGAAAAAGCAAAGAAACAATAGAAGTCTGACGAGACCATCGTATATTCGAGAAAATATCCGTGGGCGCATGAAACGGCGCCCACGTTTATGTCATTTTAAAGGTACTGTAAACTGGAGGAGAAAGGAAAGACAGATGAATTTAAAGGGAAGAAGTTTTCTTACATTGAAAGATTTTACACCAGAGGAAATCTTGTATTTGATCGATCTGGCGGCAGAACTGAAGGAAAAGAAAAAGCAGGGGATCACGGGAGACAGCTTAAAAGGGAAAAACATTGCGTTGATTTTTGAGAAACCTTCTACCAGGACCAGGTGCGCTTTTACGGTAGGAGCGGCGGACGAAGGCGGCAATCCTACATATCTTGCCGGAAATGAGATCCAGCTTGGACATAAGGAAAGCATCGAAGACACAGCCAGGGTGCTGGGAAGAATGTTTGACGGCATCGAGTTTAGAGGCTTTAAACAGGAACATGTGGAGGCCCTTGCCAAATACAGCGGCGTACCGGTATGGAACGGACTGACGGATGAGTATCATCCAACACAGATTCTGGCGGACCTTTTGACGATGAAAGAACATTTTGGATATTTAAAAGGGCTTAATTTTGTCTATTTGGGAGACGGCCGCAACAATATGGCGAACAGCCTGATGATCGGCTGCTCGAAAGTTGGGGTAAATTTCGCGATCATAGCGCCGGAATCTCTGTGGCCGACGAAAGAATTGATCGCTCTGTGCCAGGGATACGCGGAAGAATCCGGTTCATCCATTACGGTGACAGACGACGTCAATGCAGTGGAGGGAGCGGATGTGCTCTACACGGACGTTTGGGCGTCTATGGGCGAAGAGGATAAGGCGGCGGAACGGATCGCTATGCTCCAGCCGTATCAGATCAATCAGGAATTGATGGATAAGACAGGCAAGAAAGAGACGATTTTCATGCACTGTCTGCCGGCGGTAAAGGGAAAAGAAGTAACGGAGGATGTATTTGAGAGTGAGGCCAGCGTAGTATTTGACGAGGCGGAAAACCGTCTCCATACCATTAAGGCAGTCATGGTTGCTACACTGGGAAATGAATAAGCGCAGATGAAATCAGAGATTTTACGTTTGTTAAGAGAAACGGACGGTTTTCTCTCTGGGCAGCAGCTATGCAGCCGGTTCCAGGTTTCCAGGACTGCGGTGTGGAAGGTCATAGAGCAGTTGAAAGAAGAAGGTTATGTGATCGAAGCGGTCCGCAATAAGGGCTACCGGCTGGTGAAGGCCCCGGATGTCTTATACCAGGCAGAATTAGAAAGCCGGATACAGACGGACTGGGCTGGGAAAAAGGTGGTATATTTTC is part of the Lachnospiraceae bacterium KGMB03038 genome and encodes:
- a CDS encoding potassium transporter KtrB, whose amino-acid sequence is MKYRRKSVRWNTMRILAAGFLGVILLGGVLLWLPISNQQPIAFIDALFTSTSAVCVTGLVTITPQVQFTLFGKIVLLLLIQVGGLGVVACIASFFFLLRKRITVKERIVIQEAYNMDRLGGIVGMLRRVIVGVFLVEGAGALFYAFQFVPEYGWIKGLGYSIFHAVSAFCNAGIDVLGSTSLSVYSANPLVNLTTMALIVLGGLGFVVWFDVLDNFRRLRKRRKTVGAGIAGLKLHSKLVILMTAVLLVVGTVVIFLMEYRNPQTMGGMSTGEKLLASAFQSVTTRTAGFFTMPQGELYDETKLFCSILMFIGGSPAGTAGGIKTTTIAMLLLSCLAVVRGGKDIECFGRKITFENFRTGFAVTVLAFGIFIGGTMLIAVFEADSVALVDIIYETTSAIGTVGLTADLTPHLERASQVVLMLLMYTGRIGPITLALVFAGKTDPKARLRELPGERVMVG
- a CDS encoding TrkA family potassium uptake protein, giving the protein MKKQYAVFGLGSFGESVAITLQGLGCEVIAVDNHMERIEEISKYVSYAMKADIEDPEVIRSLGARNLDGVVVAIADNMEASIMATLVSKDEGVPYVLAKAKNDLHATVLRKIGADSVIFPEKEAGSRVARSMVSANFADWIALSPEYSVMEVALPDAWIGKSLEALDVRKNHGVNVIGIRENDDVEVNPEPKKPLKRDMILILVGANSDLEKFAKYERNKLDHDN
- the rlmB gene encoding 23S rRNA (guanosine(2251)-2'-O)-methyltransferase RlmB encodes the protein MITSTANAKVKRLVGLMKKRRLRDQENVFLTEGPRMFHEAPKKRVREVYLSEGFLKKEAGVIEELKEWRIPVEILADHVFSHVSDTQTPQGILAVVERQEASLDKVTGGECPLILVLDSLQDPGNLGTVLRTGEGAGVTGVVLSSDCVDIYNPKTIRSTMGSVYRMPFCRVRDLLGALKEMKQKGICAYAAHLEGQNSYDQEDFTVPCAFLIGNEGNGLREEVAAAADCWIRIPMRGQVESLNAAVAAAVLMFEASRQRRVGPGDF
- a CDS encoding NfeD family protein, giving the protein MQTVYWLAIFVILLIIEIITMGLTTIWFAFGALAAFLAGIFGLGTAAQIGVFLVVSIILLALTRPIAVKYFNKDRQKTNAESLIGQQGLVLEEVNTLKSTGLVEVNGQEWSAKTDEPDGLIAKNTVVVIDGIQGVKLIVREREEKK
- a CDS encoding paraslipin produces the protein MILSILGIIILVIIVLILISCVKFVHQAQALVVERLGAYQATWGTGVHFKWPIIDRVARRVDLKEQVVDFAPQPVITKDNVTMRIDTVVFYQITDPKMFCYGVANPIMAIENLTATTLRNIIGDLELDQTLTSRETINTQMRAALDVATDPWGIKVNRVELKNIIPPAAIQDAMEKQMKAERERREAILRAEGEKKSTILVAEGKKESTVLDAEAEKQAAILRAEAQKEAMIREAEGQAEAIMKVQQANADGIRFLKEAGADEAVLTIKSLEAFEKAADGKATKIIIPSEIQNIAGLVKSVVEIGSDDEKAKKQ
- the argF gene encoding ornithine carbamoyltransferase, encoding MNLKGRSFLTLKDFTPEEILYLIDLAAELKEKKKQGITGDSLKGKNIALIFEKPSTRTRCAFTVGAADEGGNPTYLAGNEIQLGHKESIEDTARVLGRMFDGIEFRGFKQEHVEALAKYSGVPVWNGLTDEYHPTQILADLLTMKEHFGYLKGLNFVYLGDGRNNMANSLMIGCSKVGVNFAIIAPESLWPTKELIALCQGYAEESGSSITVTDDVNAVEGADVLYTDVWASMGEEDKAAERIAMLQPYQINQELMDKTGKKETIFMHCLPAVKGKEVTEDVFESEASVVFDEAENRLHTIKAVMVATLGNE